A genomic stretch from Patagioenas fasciata isolate bPatFas1 chromosome 8, bPatFas1.hap1, whole genome shotgun sequence includes:
- the LOC136104552 gene encoding broad substrate specificity ATP-binding cassette transporter ABCG2-like yields the protein MGAAQNNSDLKNLHAVELDLCNKDMMTDTFDHSIIAVGEEEGEGNFQRSLPTRESLRSPRGSVVSFHNIQYSVKQSSGFLCKRKTVEKKILHNVYGIMKPGLNAILGPTGSGKSSLLDVLAARKDPAGLSGEVLIDGIPQPPNFKCISGYVVQDDVVMGTMTVRENLHFSAALRLPSSISAKEKEERVTQIINELGLSKVADAKVGTELIRGVSGGERKRTNIGMELITEPPVLFLDEPTTGLDASTANAVLVLLKKLSRRGRTIIFSIHQPRYSIFKLFDSLTLLALGKVLYHGPAKQALEYFSSVGYECEPFNNPADFFLDIINGDSTAVAASKEDHRPVEIGKEVSSENGVAEDNVDSSVVDMLHQKYLNSSLYQSTKEALGKVELGWGSKQRVSKKGHEITYANGFLTQLYWVSKRSLKNLIRNPQASIAQIAVTIILALVVGAIFFGVKLDRSGIQNRVGSLFFVTTNQCFSSVSAIELFIRDKKLFVHQYTSGYYRVSAYFLALMIGDLLPMRTAPAIIFSCISYWMIGYQAVAGRFFFFMLTLVLVSYTATAMSLAISAGMDVVAVANLLITICFVLMLIFSGLLVNLPTIMDWLNWLKYFSIPRYGLTALQVNEFRDLYFCGEKNPNVTVSVGDAGSCPPNISEEMCSGEAYLCSQGIEPTNWAMWENIVALFCMTVIFLTIAYAKLRFMRKFT from the exons ATGGGAGCTGCTCAAAACAATAGTGACCTCAAAAATCTCCATGCAGTAGAACTTGACCTGTGTAACAAGGACATGATGACAGACACATTTGACCACAGCATTATTGCTgttggagaagaggaaggagagggcAATTTCCAACGTTCTCTTCCAACAAGAGAGTCCCTCCGATCCCCTCGGGGCTCTGTCGTGAGTTTCCATAACATCCAGTACTCTGTTAAGCAGTCCAGTGGATTCCTATGTAAACGGAAAACTGTGGAAAAGAAGATCCTTCATAATGTTTA TGGCATTATGAAGCCAGGCTTGAATGCTATCTTGGGACCCACAGGGAGCGGTAAATCTTC TCTCCTAGATGTGCTGGCTGCAAGAAAGGACCCAGCAGGCCTGTCTGGAGAAGTGCTTATAGATGGCATCCCACAACCTCCAAATTTCAAGTGCATCTCAGGATATGTTGTGCAG GATGATGTTGTCATGGGCACAATGACGGTGAGGGAGAACCTGCACTTCTCTGCTGCCCTGCGACTCCCCAGCTCCATCAGTGCTAAAGAGAAGGAAGAGCGAGTCACTCAGATAATCAACGAGCTGGGATTAAGCAAAGTGGCTGATGCTAAG GTAGGAACCGAATTAATCCGGGGAGTATCTGGAGGGGAACGGAAGAGAACCAACATTGGGATGGAACTCATCACAGAGCCACCAGTCCTGTTTCTGGATGAGCCAACAACTGGCCTTGATGCCAGCACAGCCAATGCAGTTCTTGTCCTTTTGAAGAA GCTTTCAAGAAGAGGGCGAACCATCATATTTTCCATCCATCAGCCGCGCTATTCCATATTCAAGCTGTTTGACAGTCTGACATTACTAGCTTTGGGAAAGGTGCTGTACCATGGTCCTGCAAAGCAGGCCCTGGAGTACTTTAGTTCTGTTG gatatgAATGTGAACCCTTCAACAATCCAGCTGACTTCTTCCTTGATATCATAAATGGTGACTCAACTGCTGTGGCAGCAAGCAAGGAGGATCACAGACCTGTGGAAATAGGAAAAG AGGTGAGCAGTGAAAATGGAGTGGCAGAAGATAATGTGGACAGCAGTGTGGTAGATATGCTGCACCAGAAATATCTCAACTCCAGCCTGTACCAGAGCACAAAGGAAGCACTTGGGAAAGTGGAGCTTGGATGGGGAAGCAAGCAGAGAGTATCCAAGAAGGGGCATGAGATTACCTATGCAAATGGATTCCTCACTCAGCTGTACTGGGTGTCCAAGCGTTCCCTGAAAAACCTCATCAGGAACCCACAGGCCTCCATTGCACAA ATTGCAGTAACCATAATTCTAGCCTTGGTTGTGGGTGCTATCTTTTTTGGTGTAAAATTGGATCGAAGTGGCATTCAGAATCG AGTTGGATCCTTGTTTTTTGTCACGACAAACCAGTGTTTTTCCAGTGTCTCTGCAATTGAGCTGTTCATCAGAGACAAGAAACTATTTGT CCATCAGTACACCAGTGGATATTACCGTGTGTCTGCCTACTTCCTGGCCTTGATGATAGGAGATCTGCTGCCCATGAGAACTGCTCCAGCCATCATATTCTCATGCATCAGTTACTGGATGATTG GATACCAAGCTGTTGCAGGCCGATTCTTCTTCTTCATGCTGACCCTGGTACTGGTGTCCTACACTGCCACAGCCATGTCTCTGGCTATCAGTGCTGGGATGGATGTGGTGGCTGTGGCCAATCTGCTCATCACTATTTGTTTTGTCCTGATGCTT ATCTTTTCAGGCCTCTTGGTAAACCTTCCTACGATAATGGACTGGCTGAACTGGCTCAAGTACTTCAGCATCCCCCGATATGGCCTCACT GCTCTTCAAGTGAATGAGTTCAGAGATCTCTACTTCTGTGGTGAGAAGAATCCAAATGTTACAGTGTCTGTGGGAGATGCAGGCAGTTGTCCACCCAATATTTCAGAAGAAAT GTGTTCTGGTGAAGCATACCTGTGCAGCCAAGGAATAGAACCCACCAACTGGGCAATGTGGGAAAACATAGTGGCCCTCTTCTGCATGACTGTTATCTTCCTTACCATTGCCTATGCAAAACTCCGGTTTATGAGAAAATTCACATAG